In one window of Pseudomonas chlororaphis subsp. chlororaphis DNA:
- the pseC gene encoding UDP-4-amino-4,6-dideoxy-N-acetyl-beta-L-altrosamine transaminase translates to MIPYGRQSLDQADIDAVVAVLRSDWLTQGPTIERFEQAMAARCEAGHGVAVCNATAALHIACLAAGLGPGDRLWTTPNTFLASANCGRYCGAEVDFVDIDPHTWNMDARALAHKLEAAERTGRLPKVVVAVAFSGQSCDMRAMAQLAQRYGFVLIEDASHAVGASYAGRPVGCGEFAAMTVFSFHPVKIITSAEGGMVLTNSPQLADHLRRLRSHGMTRDPVQMTEPSHGPWYYQQTELGFNYRITDLQAALGLSQLDKLDAFIARRRQLAARYDRLLADLPLTLPQAQEQAQSAWHLYVVRLQPERIHRTHREVFEALREAGVGVNLHYIPVHLQPYYRDLGFAAGDFPEAERYYGEAISLPLFPALDDEQQTYVVEQLRQLIQEPAQP, encoded by the coding sequence ATGATTCCCTATGGGCGCCAGAGTCTCGACCAGGCGGACATCGATGCGGTGGTCGCGGTGCTGCGGTCCGACTGGCTGACCCAGGGGCCGACCATCGAACGCTTCGAGCAGGCCATGGCCGCTCGCTGCGAGGCCGGCCATGGCGTGGCGGTGTGCAATGCCACGGCGGCCTTGCACATCGCCTGCCTGGCCGCCGGTCTGGGGCCGGGAGACCGGCTCTGGACCACGCCCAATACCTTCCTCGCCTCGGCCAACTGCGGACGTTATTGCGGCGCCGAAGTGGACTTCGTCGATATCGACCCGCACACCTGGAACATGGATGCCCGGGCGTTGGCGCACAAGCTCGAGGCCGCCGAACGCACGGGCAGACTGCCCAAGGTGGTGGTGGCGGTGGCGTTTTCTGGGCAAAGCTGCGACATGCGGGCCATGGCGCAACTGGCGCAGCGTTATGGCTTCGTGCTGATCGAGGATGCCTCCCACGCGGTGGGCGCGTCCTATGCCGGCCGGCCGGTGGGCTGCGGCGAATTTGCGGCGATGACGGTGTTCAGCTTTCATCCGGTGAAAATCATCACCAGCGCCGAGGGCGGCATGGTCCTGACCAACAGCCCGCAACTGGCGGACCATCTGCGCCGCTTGCGCAGCCACGGCATGACCCGCGACCCGGTGCAGATGACCGAGCCCAGCCACGGCCCCTGGTACTACCAGCAGACCGAGCTGGGTTTCAATTACCGCATCACCGACCTGCAGGCGGCACTGGGCTTGTCCCAGCTGGACAAGCTCGACGCTTTCATTGCCCGGCGCCGGCAGCTGGCGGCCCGTTATGACCGCCTGCTGGCCGATCTGCCGCTGACCCTGCCGCAGGCTCAGGAGCAGGCGCAGTCGGCCTGGCATCTGTACGTGGTGCGCCTGCAGCCCGAGCGCATCCACCGCACCCATCGCGAGGTGTTCGAGGCATTGCGCGAGGCCGGGGTCGGGGTCAATCTGCATTACATCCCGGTGCATCTGCAGCCGTATTACCGCGATCTGGGATTCGCCGCGGGGGATTTCCCCGAGGCCGAGCGCTACTACGGCGAAGCCATCAGCCTGCCGCTGTTTCCGGCGCTGGACGATGAGCAGCAGACGTATGTGGTCGAGCAATTGCGCCAGCTTATCCAGGAGCCCGCCCAGCCTTGA
- the pseF gene encoding pseudaminic acid cytidylyltransferase, producing the protein MSAIAIIPARGGSKRIARKNLKPFDGVPMIARSIATALRSGLFDQVLVSTDDSEIAELARASGATVPFMRPAELADDFTGTGPVIVHALQALQERGETFDYACCIYATAPLLQLRYLRQGLAALEAQPEKSFAFSVCSFAFPVQRALTLDEQGTLTALYPEFRNTRSQDLPTAYQDAGQFYWGRSEAWLRGDLMFSSLSLPVILPRHLVQDIDTEEDWLRAEYLYAALKAGGELE; encoded by the coding sequence TTGAGTGCCATCGCGATCATTCCCGCCCGTGGCGGCAGCAAACGCATAGCGCGCAAGAACCTCAAGCCGTTCGACGGCGTGCCGATGATTGCCCGCTCGATTGCCACGGCGCTGCGCTCCGGGTTGTTCGATCAGGTGCTGGTCAGTACCGACGACTCGGAGATCGCCGAGCTGGCCAGGGCCAGCGGCGCCACGGTGCCATTCATGCGTCCGGCCGAGCTGGCGGACGATTTCACCGGCACCGGGCCGGTGATCGTGCATGCTTTGCAGGCATTGCAGGAGCGTGGCGAGACTTTTGATTACGCCTGCTGCATTTACGCCACCGCGCCCTTGTTGCAACTGCGCTACCTGCGCCAGGGCTTGGCGGCGCTGGAGGCTCAGCCTGAAAAGTCCTTCGCCTTTTCCGTGTGCAGCTTTGCGTTTCCGGTGCAGCGCGCCCTGACCCTGGACGAGCAGGGCACGTTGACTGCGCTTTATCCGGAGTTTCGCAACACACGCTCCCAGGACCTGCCGACGGCCTATCAGGACGCCGGGCAGTTCTATTGGGGGCGCAGTGAGGCCTGGTTGCGCGGCGACCTGATGTTTTCCTCGCTCAGCCTGCCGGTGATCCTGCCGCGCCATCTGGTGCAGGACATCGACACCGAGGAAGACTGGCTGCGCGCGGAGTATCTATACGCGGCGCTGAAAGCCGGTGGAGAGCTGGAGTGA
- the pseI gene encoding pseudaminic acid synthase, producing MTSFKIGSRSIGAGSPPFIIAEMSGNHNQSLDVALQIVEAAAKAGAHALKLQTYTADTMTLDLEHGEFFIKDPASLWAGSSLYALYEKAHTPWQWHAPIFARARELGMLAFSTPFDESAVDFLESLDVPAYKIASFENTDLPLIRRVAATGKPLIISTGMASIAELDESVRTAREAGCKDLVLLKCTSTYPASPENSNILTIPHLRQLFGCEVGLSDHSMGVGVSVAAVALGATVVEKHFTLDRAAGGVDASFSLEPAELHSLVLETERAWQALGQVRYGATEAERQSVLYRRSLYVTRDMVAGEVFSSDNVRAIRPGLGLAPKHIDAVLGRCARQALKRGTALDWAFVE from the coding sequence ATGACTAGTTTCAAGATCGGCTCGCGCTCGATCGGCGCCGGCTCGCCGCCGTTCATCATTGCCGAGATGAGCGGCAACCATAACCAGTCGCTGGACGTTGCCCTGCAGATAGTCGAGGCCGCGGCCAAGGCCGGCGCCCATGCCCTGAAGTTGCAGACCTATACTGCCGACACCATGACCCTGGACCTGGAGCATGGTGAGTTCTTCATCAAGGATCCGGCCAGTCTCTGGGCCGGCTCTTCGCTGTATGCCCTGTATGAAAAGGCCCACACGCCCTGGCAGTGGCACGCGCCGATCTTCGCCCGCGCCAGGGAACTGGGGATGCTGGCGTTCTCCACGCCGTTTGATGAGAGCGCGGTGGACTTCCTCGAAAGCCTCGACGTGCCGGCCTACAAGATCGCCAGTTTCGAAAACACCGACCTGCCGCTGATCCGTCGGGTCGCGGCCACCGGCAAACCGCTGATCATTTCCACCGGCATGGCCAGCATCGCCGAGCTGGACGAAAGCGTGCGCACCGCCCGGGAGGCCGGCTGCAAGGATCTGGTGCTGCTCAAGTGCACCAGCACCTACCCGGCTTCGCCGGAAAACAGCAACATCCTGACCATTCCCCATCTGCGCCAGCTGTTCGGCTGCGAGGTCGGTTTGTCCGACCACTCCATGGGCGTCGGGGTTTCCGTGGCCGCCGTGGCGCTGGGCGCCACTGTGGTGGAGAAACACTTCACCCTTGACCGCGCCGCCGGCGGGGTGGATGCGAGTTTTTCCCTGGAACCTGCGGAGCTGCACAGCCTGGTGCTGGAAACCGAACGTGCCTGGCAGGCCCTGGGCCAGGTGCGTTACGGCGCGACCGAGGCCGAGCGGCAGTCGGTGTTGTATCGCCGTTCCCTCTATGTCACCCGCGATATGGTGGCGGGGGAGGTGTTCAGCAGCGATAACGTCAGGGCCATCCGTCCGGGCCTGGGGCTGGCCCCCAAGCACATCGACGCGGTCCTCGGGCGTTGCGCGCGCCAGGCCCTCAAGCGCGGTACCGCACTGGATTGGGCATTTGTCGAATAG
- a CDS encoding ketoacyl-ACP synthase III, producing MIGIKSIASYVPVAGVDNYAQGAKFEKDEEFILGKIGSAFLPRKDATQETSDLCVEAVNALFANNPQLSRESIDALIVVTQNGDEEGLPHTAAIVQDKLGLPTHVAAFDISLGCSGYVYGIYALKGFMEAAGLKNGLLVTADPYSKIVDPQDRNTTMLFGDAATATWMGEDAPWQLGKAKFGTDGSGAPHLKVTDGVFFMNGRQVFNFALLKVPAHLNELLDESGLKAEQIDAFCIHQGSAAIVDAVARRFEGEPEKFIKDMVETGNTVSSSIPLLLEKHVLESKWQRVALSGFGVGLSWGSAIIYRP from the coding sequence ATGATTGGCATAAAGAGCATTGCGAGCTACGTGCCTGTAGCCGGCGTAGACAATTACGCACAAGGTGCAAAATTCGAGAAGGATGAAGAGTTCATCCTGGGCAAGATCGGTTCGGCCTTCCTGCCGCGCAAAGACGCCACGCAGGAAACCTCGGACCTGTGTGTCGAAGCAGTCAATGCGCTGTTCGCCAACAACCCGCAACTGTCGCGCGAGTCGATCGATGCGCTGATCGTCGTCACCCAGAACGGCGACGAAGAAGGCCTGCCGCACACCGCCGCCATCGTCCAGGACAAGCTGGGCCTGCCGACCCACGTCGCGGCCTTCGATATTTCCCTGGGCTGCTCCGGTTATGTCTATGGCATCTACGCGCTCAAGGGCTTCATGGAAGCCGCGGGCCTGAAGAACGGCCTGCTGGTCACCGCCGACCCTTACTCGAAGATCGTCGATCCGCAAGACCGCAATACCACCATGCTGTTCGGCGATGCGGCGACCGCGACCTGGATGGGCGAAGACGCTCCCTGGCAACTGGGCAAGGCCAAGTTCGGCACCGACGGCTCCGGCGCTCCGCACCTGAAAGTCACCGATGGCGTGTTTTTCATGAATGGCCGCCAGGTGTTCAACTTTGCCCTGCTGAAAGTCCCGGCGCATTTGAACGAGCTGCTGGATGAGTCCGGCCTGAAGGCTGAGCAGATCGATGCGTTCTGTATCCACCAGGGCAGTGCGGCGATCGTCGATGCCGTGGCGCGCCGTTTCGAAGGCGAGCCGGAGAAATTCATCAAGGACATGGTCGAGACCGGTAACACCGTATCGTCGAGCATTCCGCTGCTGCTGGAAAAGCACGTGCTCGAGTCGAAGTGGCAACGTGTGGCCCTGAGTGGCTTCGGTGTAGGGCTGTCCTGGGGCTCGGCGATTATCTATCGCCCATGA
- a CDS encoding motility associated factor glycosyltransferase family protein, with translation MSESFEGNAQAIQARWPRLLERLLAEDSAGLQADLVEGLGSTLSISGIQLTSRHDRTAEARTQAASLPADSPVIHLYGTGLGDLQQILLENPALQRLQVHILNGAVFALVLQLLDQQAWLNDPRVALSYAGDLTEIQLPFFALPSELVLADDYNAKIRDRLVSEVHLAFNNRDFVADSPEVAQRLQASAELVASDSDVAQLFGSQPGREIFVIATGPSLERHFERLREIRAQARRPLFICVDTAYRPLLKQGIEPDIVVSIDHRISSLHLPPEKSAAITLVYLPMVDPRILALWQGPRYVGYSASPIYTRMRGQLPKAQLYVGGSVIHPAVDLAVKMGAEQVTLFGADFAFPMNKTHAGWLDGELGPQLGAARHWVLDGHGQRVRTQLNFRSYLCELERFIAGHPRVRFYNSSRDGAMIAGTTYHPEFSQ, from the coding sequence ATGAGCGAAAGCTTCGAGGGCAATGCCCAGGCAATACAGGCTCGCTGGCCGCGACTGCTCGAGCGGTTGCTGGCGGAAGACAGTGCCGGGTTGCAGGCGGATCTGGTCGAAGGCCTGGGTTCGACCTTGAGTATTTCCGGCATTCAGCTCACCAGCCGCCATGATCGCACCGCGGAAGCACGAACCCAGGCGGCGAGCCTGCCGGCCGACAGCCCGGTGATCCATCTGTACGGTACCGGCTTGGGCGACTTGCAGCAGATACTGCTGGAAAACCCGGCGCTGCAACGCTTGCAGGTGCACATCCTGAACGGCGCGGTGTTTGCGCTGGTGCTGCAATTGCTCGATCAGCAGGCCTGGTTGAACGATCCTCGAGTGGCACTGAGTTATGCCGGCGATCTGACGGAGATCCAGTTGCCGTTCTTCGCCTTGCCCTCCGAGCTGGTGCTGGCGGATGACTACAACGCCAAGATCCGCGATCGCCTGGTCAGTGAGGTGCACCTGGCCTTCAATAACCGCGACTTCGTGGCCGATTCCCCGGAGGTCGCCCAACGTCTGCAAGCGAGTGCCGAGCTGGTGGCCAGTGACAGTGACGTGGCGCAGCTGTTCGGTAGCCAGCCGGGGCGCGAGATTTTTGTGATTGCCACCGGGCCGAGCCTAGAGCGGCATTTCGAACGCTTGCGCGAGATTCGCGCCCAGGCCCGGCGGCCTCTGTTTATCTGTGTCGATACCGCCTACCGGCCGTTGCTCAAACAGGGGATCGAGCCGGATATCGTGGTCAGCATCGATCACCGGATTTCCAGCCTGCACCTGCCACCAGAAAAATCGGCAGCCATCACCCTGGTCTATTTGCCGATGGTCGATCCGAGGATTCTGGCGCTCTGGCAGGGACCGCGTTACGTGGGGTATTCCGCCAGCCCGATTTACACGCGGATGCGCGGGCAATTGCCCAAGGCGCAGCTGTATGTCGGCGGCAGCGTGATCCATCCCGCGGTGGACCTGGCGGTAAAAATGGGCGCCGAGCAGGTCACCTTGTTCGGTGCCGACTTTGCCTTCCCGATGAACAAGACGCATGCCGGCTGGCTCGACGGTGAGCTGGGGCCGCAGCTGGGCGCGGCCCGGCACTGGGTGCTGGACGGGCATGGCCAGCGGGTCAGGACCCAACTCAATTTCCGCAGTTACCTGTGCGAGCTGGAGCGTTTTATCGCCGGTCATCCGCGGGTGCGCTTCTATAACAGCAGTCGGGACGGGGCGATGATTGCCGGGACGACCTACCATCCGGAGTTCAGCCAATGA
- a CDS encoding flagellin domain-containing protein, translated as MALTVNTNVTSLNVQKNLNRASDALSTSMTRLSSGLKINSAKDDAAGLQIATRMTSQIRGQTMAIKNANDGISIAQTAEGAMQESTNILQRMRELAVQARNDSNGTADRVALNKEFASMSDELTRIAKSTNLNGKNLIDGTAGTMTFQVGSNTGATNQITITLASGFDATTLGVNSGAIAITGNNSTTAEASSKASIDAIDKALATINSSRADLGAAQNRLTSTISNLQNINENASAALGRVQDTDFAAETAQLTKQQTLQQASTAVLAQANQLPSAVLKLLQ; from the coding sequence ATGGCTTTAACAGTAAACACTAACGTCACATCGTTGAACGTTCAGAAGAACCTGAACCGCGCTTCCGACGCTCTGTCGACTTCGATGACTCGCCTGTCTTCCGGCCTGAAAATCAACAGTGCAAAAGACGACGCCGCCGGCCTGCAAATCGCTACCCGTATGACTTCGCAGATCCGCGGTCAGACCATGGCGATCAAAAACGCCAACGACGGTATCTCCATCGCTCAGACCGCTGAAGGCGCGATGCAGGAATCCACCAACATCCTGCAACGTATGCGTGAACTGGCCGTTCAAGCACGAAACGACTCCAACGGTACCGCTGACCGTGTTGCACTGAACAAAGAATTCGCTTCGATGTCGGACGAGCTGACTCGTATCGCCAAGTCGACCAACCTGAACGGCAAGAACCTGATCGACGGTACTGCTGGCACCATGACCTTCCAGGTCGGTTCCAACACCGGTGCTACCAACCAGATCACCATCACTCTGGCCAGCGGCTTCGACGCTACCACCCTGGGTGTTAACTCCGGTGCTATCGCCATTACCGGTAACAACAGCACCACCGCCGAAGCCAGCTCGAAAGCTTCGATCGACGCGATCGACAAGGCTCTGGCAACCATCAACTCCAGCCGTGCTGACCTCGGTGCTGCACAAAACCGTCTGACCAGCACCATCTCCAACCTGCAGAACATCAACGAAAACGCCAGTGCTGCACTGGGTCGCGTACAAGATACCGACTTCGCTGCTGAAACTGCACAGCTGACCAAGCAACAAACTCTGCAACAAGCTTCCACCGCAGTTCTGGCCCAGGCCAACCAACTGCCGTCCGCTGTACTGAAACTGCTTCAGTAA
- a CDS encoding flagellar protein FlaG, whose protein sequence is MDMSMKLNLSYPTAKPATPVADKPVEKPQADVVALSTVKEESKSAQTEQDKLKMAIKEIEEFVQSVKRNLEFSIDEPSGKVVVKVIASDSGEVIRQIPNEEVLKLANSLNDASSLLFSAKV, encoded by the coding sequence ATGGATATGAGCATGAAGCTGAACTTGTCTTATCCAACAGCCAAGCCGGCAACGCCTGTTGCTGACAAGCCTGTGGAGAAGCCTCAAGCGGACGTTGTGGCGCTGTCGACTGTCAAGGAAGAGAGTAAGAGTGCGCAAACCGAGCAGGACAAACTGAAAATGGCCATTAAGGAAATTGAAGAGTTTGTGCAATCGGTCAAACGTAACCTGGAATTCTCTATCGACGAGCCTTCTGGCAAGGTTGTCGTCAAGGTCATTGCCAGTGACTCCGGTGAGGTGATTCGTCAAATCCCCAACGAAGAAGTCCTGAAGTTGGCCAATAGTTTGAATGATGCGAGCAGCTTGTTGTTCAGCGCTAAAGTCTGA
- the fliD gene encoding flagellar filament capping protein FliD, with the protein MASPILPGTGLGSGLDTGAIVKALVNADKAAKQGQIDRGTANNTASISGIGTLKSLLSTFRTTITELSSKTNPQFPGYAATTSDNKYVTAVAGNAAVNGNYVVAVQNLATSSKVTSAAFAGGTASAIPTGTLKISQNGTDYNLDVKAGATLQSVRDSINADASLKSAGISANIVTDSFGSRLVVGSTTTGAGSDISLSGIAGLEIDGSNVVGTSSSPMTATSAGSIGALAVDAKFTVDGMALTSKSNSVDKAVSGMTFNLVAPGTSTITVAANTDGLKASIQKFVDAYNAVANSVTALTKPSLDDDGKPTIPAQLTGDSLPRSILAAMRAPLSEVGSGDKLTVLAQLGITTNQKTGALDFDTTKFTAAMNDKKLGGEVQTLFTGENGLLDRMDKAIAPFAQTGGVLDQRTTALNKTKTKLASDQAALDRRIETLTAVLTKKYNDMDTLVGKLKATASNITSMFEALTAQQKG; encoded by the coding sequence ATGGCAAGTCCAATTCTACCGGGTACCGGTCTAGGCTCCGGCCTCGATACCGGTGCTATCGTCAAAGCCTTGGTGAACGCTGACAAAGCGGCCAAGCAAGGTCAGATCGACCGGGGAACTGCGAACAACACCGCAAGCATCTCCGGAATCGGTACCTTGAAGTCCTTGTTGTCGACCTTTCGGACCACCATTACCGAACTCAGCAGCAAGACCAACCCGCAATTTCCCGGCTATGCCGCCACTACTTCCGACAACAAGTATGTAACAGCGGTCGCTGGCAATGCCGCGGTCAATGGCAACTATGTTGTCGCTGTACAGAATCTTGCGACTTCCTCGAAAGTCACCAGTGCGGCCTTCGCTGGCGGTACTGCAAGTGCTATTCCGACTGGTACCCTGAAAATCAGTCAAAATGGCACTGACTACAACCTCGATGTAAAAGCCGGCGCTACTCTGCAGTCGGTGCGTGACTCGATCAACGCCGACGCATCGCTCAAGAGTGCCGGGATCAGCGCGAACATCGTGACCGACTCCTTTGGGTCGCGCCTAGTGGTGGGCTCGACCACGACCGGTGCGGGCTCCGATATTTCTCTTAGCGGTATTGCTGGCCTGGAAATCGACGGCAGCAATGTCGTTGGCACTTCCAGTTCTCCGATGACCGCGACCTCTGCCGGTTCCATTGGTGCCCTGGCAGTGGATGCCAAGTTCACCGTCGACGGCATGGCGCTGACCAGCAAGAGCAACTCGGTGGACAAGGCGGTTTCCGGGATGACCTTCAATCTGGTCGCTCCAGGTACCTCGACCATTACCGTCGCGGCCAACACCGATGGCTTGAAGGCTTCGATCCAGAAGTTTGTCGATGCCTACAATGCAGTGGCCAACAGCGTTACCGCGCTGACCAAGCCGTCTCTGGATGATGATGGCAAGCCGACCATTCCGGCCCAGTTGACTGGTGACTCGTTGCCGCGCTCGATCCTGGCGGCCATGCGTGCGCCGCTGTCGGAAGTAGGATCTGGCGACAAGCTGACCGTCCTGGCGCAGTTGGGGATTACCACCAACCAGAAGACTGGTGCCCTGGACTTCGACACCACCAAGTTCACCGCGGCGATGAACGACAAAAAGCTCGGTGGCGAGGTGCAGACCCTGTTCACTGGCGAAAACGGTCTGCTGGACCGCATGGACAAGGCCATCGCGCCTTTTGCCCAGACCGGTGGTGTTCTCGATCAGCGCACCACCGCGTTGAACAAGACCAAGACCAAGCTGGCTTCGGATCAGGCTGCCCTGGACCGCCGTATCGAGACCCTGACGGCGGTACTGACCAAGAAGTACAACGACATGGACACCCTGGTGGGCAAGTTGAAGGCCACCGCCAGCAACATTACCTCGATGTTCGAGGCGTTGACTGCGCAACAGAAAGGCTGA
- the fliS gene encoding flagellar export chaperone FliS: protein MNPMLALRQYQKIGAQAQTSEASPHRLVQMLMEGGLDRIAQAKGAMERKDIPNKGVFISKAIGIIGGLREGLDLESSPDTLGDLDGLYTYMMTRLTEANIKTDPKILDEVADLLRTVKEGWDAIAAPGPQF from the coding sequence ATGAATCCGATGTTAGCCCTTCGGCAATACCAGAAGATTGGTGCCCAGGCGCAGACTTCCGAGGCCAGCCCCCATCGTCTGGTGCAGATGCTGATGGAAGGCGGCCTGGATCGTATCGCCCAGGCCAAGGGGGCGATGGAGCGCAAGGATATTCCCAACAAGGGCGTGTTCATCAGCAAGGCCATCGGCATTATTGGCGGCTTGCGTGAAGGGCTCGACCTGGAAAGCTCACCCGACACCCTGGGCGATCTGGATGGCTTGTACACCTACATGATGACGCGCCTCACCGAGGCGAACATCAAGACCGATCCAAAGATTCTCGACGAGGTCGCCGATCTGCTGCGCACCGTCAAGGAAGGCTGGGACGCCATCGCTGCGCCGGGTCCGCAGTTCTAA
- the fliT gene encoding flagellar protein FliT, with the protein MSLVLQRIEETREALVAALAERNWEAIGQLDLACRSCMEDILSEAPEDEAALRENLQELLGVYRQLLEVTTGERQAIVDEMSQIHQAQNAAKVYHLFG; encoded by the coding sequence ATGAGTCTTGTATTGCAGCGCATCGAAGAAACCCGTGAAGCACTGGTCGCCGCCCTGGCCGAGCGTAACTGGGAAGCGATCGGTCAGTTGGATCTGGCCTGCCGTTCCTGCATGGAAGACATCTTGAGTGAAGCTCCGGAAGATGAAGCCGCGTTGCGCGAGAATTTGCAGGAGCTGTTGGGGGTTTATCGGCAGCTTCTTGAAGTGACGACAGGGGAGCGTCAGGCGATAGTCGACGAGATGTCGCAGATCCATCAAGCACAGAACGCGGCAAAGGTTTACCATCTGTTCGGTTAA
- a CDS encoding sigma-54 dependent transcriptional regulator yields MWRETKILLIDDDSVRRRDLAVILNFLGEENLPCGSHDWQQAVGSLSSSREVICVLIGTVNAPGALLGLLKTLSTWDEFLPVLLMGDNSSIDLPEDQRRRVLSTLEMPPSYSKLLDSLHRAQVYREMYDQARERGRHREPNLFRSLVGTSRAIQHVRQMMQQVADTDASVLILGESGTGKEVVARNLHYHSKRREAPFVPVNCGAIPAELLESELFGHEKGAFTGAITSRAGRFELANGGTLFLDEIGDMPLPMQVKLLRVLQERTFERVGSNKTQSVDVRIIAATHKNLESMIEVGSFREDLYYRLNVFPIEMAPLRERVEDIPLLMNELISRMEHEKRGSIRFNSAAIMSLCRHGWPGNVRELANLVERMAIMHPYGVIGVVELPKKFRYVDDEDEQLVDSLRSDLEERVAINGHTPDFAATAMLPPEGLDLKDYLGGLEQGLIQQALDDANGIVARAAERLRIRRTTLVEKMRKYGMSRREGDEQADD; encoded by the coding sequence ATGTGGCGTGAAACCAAAATTCTGCTGATTGATGACGATAGCGTCCGCCGCCGCGACCTGGCGGTGATTTTAAATTTTCTTGGCGAAGAAAATTTACCCTGCGGTAGCCATGATTGGCAGCAGGCTGTCGGCTCATTGTCATCCAGTCGTGAAGTAATCTGTGTCCTCATCGGGACTGTAAATGCTCCTGGTGCACTTTTGGGCCTGTTAAAGACACTCTCAACCTGGGATGAGTTCCTTCCAGTTTTGTTAATGGGCGATAATTCTTCCATTGACTTGCCGGAAGACCAGCGTCGTCGAGTGCTTTCCACCCTGGAAATGCCACCCAGCTACAGCAAGTTGCTCGATTCCCTGCATCGCGCCCAGGTCTATCGTGAGATGTACGACCAGGCCCGTGAGCGCGGTCGCCATCGCGAACCCAACCTCTTTCGCAGTCTGGTCGGTACCAGCCGGGCGATCCAGCATGTCCGGCAGATGATGCAGCAAGTGGCCGATACCGACGCCAGCGTGCTGATCCTCGGCGAGTCCGGGACTGGCAAGGAAGTGGTGGCGCGTAACCTGCACTATCACTCCAAACGTCGCGAAGCGCCGTTCGTGCCCGTCAACTGTGGTGCGATTCCGGCAGAGTTGCTGGAGAGCGAACTGTTCGGCCATGAGAAGGGCGCCTTCACCGGGGCCATCACCAGCCGTGCCGGGCGTTTCGAGCTGGCCAACGGCGGCACCCTGTTCCTCGACGAAATCGGCGATATGCCGTTGCCGATGCAGGTCAAGCTGTTGCGCGTGCTGCAGGAGCGTACCTTCGAGCGCGTGGGTAGCAACAAGACCCAGAGCGTCGACGTGCGGATCATCGCCGCGACTCACAAGAACCTCGAGAGCATGATCGAGGTCGGCAGTTTCCGCGAAGACCTGTACTACCGCCTGAACGTGTTCCCGATCGAGATGGCGCCGCTGCGTGAGCGGGTGGAAGACATTCCGCTACTGATGAACGAGCTGATCTCGCGCATGGAGCATGAGAAGCGCGGCTCGATCCGCTTCAACTCCGCAGCGATCATGTCGCTCTGCCGCCATGGCTGGCCTGGCAACGTCCGCGAGTTGGCCAACCTGGTGGAGCGCATGGCGATCATGCATCCCTATGGCGTGATCGGCGTGGTCGAGTTGCCGAAGAAATTCCGCTATGTCGACGACGAAGACGAGCAGTTGGTGGACAGCCTGCGCAGTGATCTGGAAGAGCGGGTGGCGATCAATGGTCATACGCCGGACTTCGCCGCCACCGCCATGCTGCCGCCGGAAGGCCTGGACCTGAAGGACTACCTCGGTGGTCTGGAGCAGGGTCTGATCCAGCAGGCGCTCGACGACGCCAATGGCATTGTCGCGCGGGCTGCGGAGCGCCTGCGTATTCGCCGCACCACGCTGGTGGAAAAAATGCGCAAGTACGGCATGAGCCGTCGCGAGGGTGATGAACAGGCGGATGATTGA